A genomic window from Populus alba chromosome 19, ASM523922v2, whole genome shotgun sequence includes:
- the LOC118029549 gene encoding G-type lectin S-receptor-like serine/threonine-protein kinase At2g19130, which produces MDVRNNPWIMPFVIFICFSLKPHVSLGADTISANSSLSGDQTIVSAGKVFELGFFKPGNSSNYYIGMWYYRDKVSTQTRVWVANRETPVSDRFSSELRISDGNLALFNESKILIWSTNLSSSSSRSVEAVLGNDGNLVLRDGSNPSVSPLWQSFDFPADTWLPGAKVGLSKINNRNTRLVSWKSKDNPAPGLFSLELDPNHSQYLIFWKRSKQYWTSGEWNGQIFSLVPEMRLNYIYNFSYVSNVNESYFTYSMYNSTVISRFVMDDGGQIQQLTWLESTKSWFLFWSQPKTQCEVYAYCGAFGSCNAKSQPYCHCPRGFKPKSTGDWYSEVFSGGCERATNLQCGNSSVVNGKSDRFFPSYNMKLPADAQVVAAGSAQECESTCLKNCSCTAYAFDGGQCSAWSGDLLNMQQQLADGTGGKSIYIRLAASEFSSSKNNKGAAIGGAAGSVVIVSLLALVLFIFLRRRKTVKMGKAVDGSLMAFGYRDLQSATKNFSEKLGGGGFGSVFKGVLPDTTVIAVKKLESISQGEKQFRSEVSTIGTIQHVNLVRLRGFCSEGNKKLLVYDYMPNGSLDSLLFSEKNTKVLDWKTRYSIALGTARGLNYLHEKCRDCIIHCDIKPENILLDAQFCPKVADFGLAKLVGRDFSRVLTTMRGTRGYLAPEWISGVAITAKADVYSYGMMIFEVVSGRRNSEESEDGKVKFFPSYAANQINQEDGDILSLLDHRLEGDADLEELTRVCKVACWCIQDEETQRPSMGHVVQILEGVVSVNPPPTPRCLQVFDSEENIIFFTESSSSQSSQAQSHTSTASTQTKNTTSNKSPKS; this is translated from the coding sequence ATGGATGTCAGAAACAATCCATGGATCATgccttttgttattttcatatgCTTTTCTCTCAAGCCCCATGTCTCCCTTGGAGCTGATACAATCTCTGCAAACAGCTCTCTTTCTGGAGACCAAACTATTGTCTCAGCAGGAAAAGTCTTTGAACTTGGTTTCTTCAAGCCAGGTAACTCCTCAAACTACTACATAGGCATGTGGTATTATCGAGATAAGGTGTCTACACAGACCAGGGTTTGGGTGGCAAATAGAGAGACACCTGTTTCTGATAGATTTTCTTCGGAGTTAAGAATATCTGATGGGAATTTAGCTCTCTTTAATGAGTCCAAGATCCTAATTTGGTCCACAAATTTGAGCTCTAGTAGCTCTAGATCTGTGGAAGCAGTACTTGGTAATGATGGAAATCTAGTTTTGAGAGATGGGTCTAATCCATCAGTGTCACCACTATGGCAGTCTTTTGATTTTCCAGCTGATACATGGCTGCCCGGTGCTAAGGTTGGATTGAGCAAAATCAACAATAGGAACACACGTCTCGTTTCATGGAAAAGCAAAGATAATCCTGCACCCGGTCTTTTCTCTCTTGAGCTAGACCCAAATCATAGTCAATATTTGATCTTCTGGAAGAGGTCTAAACAGTATTGGACCAGTGGAGAATGGAATGGACAGATTTTCAGCTTAGTTCCTGAAATGAGATTGAATTATATCTACAACTTTAGTTATGTTAGCAATGTTAATGAGAGCTATTTCACCTATTCAATGTACAACAGTACAGTCATATCTCGGTTTGTGATGGATGATGGCGGGCAGATTCAACAGCTAACATGGTTGGAGAGTACCAAGTCATGGTTTTTGTTCTGGTCTCAACCAAAGACGCAATGTGAGGTGTATGCTTACTGTGGGGCTTTTGGAAGCTGTAATGCGAAATCACAGCCTTACTGCCACTGCCCGAGAGGTTTCAAACCGAAATCGACGGGGGACTGGTATTCGGAGGTTTTTTCTGGGGGATGTGAGAGGGCAACAAATCTGCAGTGTGGGAATTCTAGTGTTGTTAATGGGAAGAGTGACAGATTTTTCCCAAGTTACAATATGAAGTTGCCTGCAGATGCACAGGTAGTGGCAGCTGGGAGTGCACAGGAATGCGAATCAACTTGCTTGAAGAATTGCTCTTGTACTGCCTATGCTTTTGATGGTGGTCAGTGCTCAGCTTGGTCCGGCGATCTATTGAATATGCAGCAGCAACTTGCAGATGGCACAGGTGGAAAATCTATCTATATCAGGCTTGCAGCTTCTGAGTTTTCAAGTTCTAAGAATAATAAAGGAGCAGCTATTGGCGGTGCTGCGGGCTCAGTGGTGATAGTGTCTCTCCTCGCCCTTGTTCTGTTCATTTTCTTGAGAAGGAGAAAAACAGTCAAAATGGGCAAAGCAGTAGATGGTTCACTGATGGCTTTTGGATACAGAGATTTACAGAGTGCGACGAAGAATTTCTCTGAGAAACTGGGGGGAGGAGGTTTTGGTTCTGTTTTCAAAGGGGTGTTGCCTGATACTACTGTCATAGCTGTAAAGAAGCTTGAAAGCATCAGCCAGGGAGAGAAGCAGTTCCGCTCAGAAGTCAGCACTATCGGGACAATCCAACACGTCAATCTGGTTCGCCTTCGTGGGTTCTGCTCGGAGGGAAATAAGAAGCTGTTGGTCTATGACTACATGCCCAATGGTTCTCTTGATTCCCTTCTTTTCAGTGAGAAAAACACGAAGGTCTTAGACTGGAAAACCAGGTACAGTATTGCTTTGGGGACAGCTAGAGGATTGAACTATCTCCATGAGAAATGCAGGGACTGTATCATACACTGCGATATAAAGCCTGAGAACATCCTTTTAGATGCTCAGTTTTGCCCAAAAGTGGCTGATTTTGGCCTGGCAAAGCTCGTCGGCCGGGATTTTAGCAGGGTGCTGACAACCATGAGAGGTACAAGAGGCTATCTAGCTCCAGAGTGGATTTCAGGAGTGGCTATAACAGCCAAAGCAGACGTTTACAGTTATGGAATGATGATTTTTGAAGTTGTATCAGGGAGGAGAAACTCTGAGGAATCTGAAGATGGGAAAGTGAAGTTCTTCCCAAGTTATGCTGCAAACCAAATCAATCAAGAGGACGGTGACATCCTTAGCTTGTTGGACCACAGGTTGGAGGGTGATGCTGATCTTGAAGAGCTAACAAGAGTCTGTAAAGTTGCTTGCTGGTGCATCCAAGATGAAGAAACCCAAAGGCCATCAATGGGCCACGTAGTTCAGATCCTCGAAGGGGTTGTGAGCGTGAATCCACCTCCAACTCCAAGATGTCTCCAAGTGTTTGACAGCGAGGAGAACATAATTTTCTTCACAGAATCATCCTCCAGCCAAAGTTCACAGGCACAGAGCCACACCTCAACTGCTTCTACTCAGACTAAGAACACCACATCAAACAAAAGTCCCAAGTCTTAA